The genomic segment ATGCAGCTTCCAGTCACCACATCATGGAACTGGTTCAGAAGCAGGAGCCTGCAGGGGCCAAGGGCAGGGATGGGAAGACTGGGAGGGGCAGCCACAGAGGTATCTGCAGTGAGCAGTCAGGTGGGTGGCAGGGGCAGAACCAGGCTGACCTCCAGAGGTGCTGCAGCTGGGCTGCTGGGTATAGGAACTGGGCACTGCGGGCCAGGGCCAGGCTACTGAGCAGCTCCACATCGTGCAGGATTCGCTCACATTCCCGGTTCCCCTTCTTGATCTGAGCCCGGGATGGGAAGATTAGTCTGGAGCCTGCTTAGGTGTCCCAGGACACCTTCCAAAGCCCTCCCTTGCTCAGAATCCCTGAGGACCCCCCAAGAGCCTCGTGGAGAAGGCCTCTGGAAGTGACCTGCCTTAAATGCCTTCCCTCTTCTCCCCGCAGCCCAAACCCCTTTCTTCAGGGATACTGCCTCCTTCAAGCTTTCTTGACCAACCCAGGTCTTGAACTTCTCTCCTCCAAACTTCTCTTCCCCTAGATCTGGCCTGGGCTCTCTCCCCTGCTGCCTTCTCTGACCCTCTGCAGATCAAGGGCACACCCTCCCTGCACGGCCCTGCAACCTGCCCCTGACCTGGGCATGGGTGGTGTATGTGCCATTGTGCAGCTCCAAGAAGAGCTCCCCAACCCACGTGCACAGCTGCCCCGAGTCACTCTCCAGTGCCGAGAAGAGCTTCCTTGGAGAAGATAGCTGCACCCTGAGGAGACCACAAGTCTGGGTCTCCCAGCCTTGGAGACCACATGGCTCACCCTTCTTCCACACCAGAGCAAAGGATCCAGCCCCTACAGAAAGGAGCCACTCCAGAAAGCTCCCCATCCACACATTGCCAGCCCCGGACGCCCTAGGAGAGCCTCTCTCTCTGGTGGGCTGGAGCCCTTACCACCTTCAGCTTTTCCCCCACCCATCCCCAGGGTGGAAGTTTGGAGGAACCCGTGGTCTAGGATTGGGACAGGACAAGGTCCAGATGAGGGGTTGGGTCCAATGTCTGAGGGAAGGCAGGGCTCATGGCAAGGGCCCAGGTTGGGGCTAAAGGAGAGCCAAGGCCCAGCCTGACCTGGGCAGCCCATCCGTATTGCTCAGGCGCTTCAGGCGGTCCAGCATGGTCTGGGTGGGaccaccacccccatccccaaaGCCAAAGAGGAAGGCACTGTGGTTGGCCCGCCCCTTGTCCCGGTTGTTGGCCACAGTCTTCAGCACCTAGACAGGTGAGGGCAGGCCAGCATGGATCAGCCTGGGACAAGCCAGCCCTCTCCAGCCTGCCCCTACTCCACCACCCTAGGTGACCCCTCACCTCCTCCACGCTGCCCTGCATCCCATAGGAGTCGCCAGGTGGGAAGTGGACCAGTACGCGGGAGCCATCCAGCCCCTCCCAGAAAAAAGTATGGTGCTACCAGCAGAGAAACAGAGGTAGGGCAGAGACGCCAGAGTCAGGGCTGAGGCAGCGCCAGGCCTTCCAGACTTGGTCCTGCCCCTGCCTGCTATGTGACCCTGGCAGAAGCAGAGTGAGGGTTTGGTGGTCTGTCTAGGACCCCTCAATAAGGGGGAAGAGGCAAATGGGCCAGGTGGGACTTTGACCCACTCTGACCCTGACCCCCCTGGGTCCCTGCTTACTGGGAAGGAGTTCACCAAATTCCAGCTCAATTTCTGAGTGAGAAAGCGCCTGATGCCACAGCCGTGCATGATCTGGGGGAGCTGTGCTGAGTAGCCAAAGGTGTCCGGCAGCCAGAACTGCGGGGAAAGAGGATCCTGGAGTGCAGGAACCAGAGCTCCAAGTGGACtcaccccagcctcagcccctcagcACTCCAAGTCGAGCGCCAGCCCCACTTGCCCACAGCCTGGTGCAGCAGCTCTCAGCCTACCTCGGAGCACATCTTCCCAAACTCCTGCAGAAAGAAGTTCTGGCCCTGCAAAAACTGCCTCACCATGGCCTCTCCACTGGGCAGGTTCCCATCCTGGCAGTGAAGGAAGTGGGAGGCAGCCCAGGTCAGTGCTGGATGGGGAGCAGGCAGGCACTCAGGCCAACCCACTCCCTGCAGGAGAAGCCAGGGCTGCTCCGACATGGGAGTTACAGCTGGAACTCAGGAAGGGCCCCTGTCCTTCAGGCCTGACTGTCCATCTGCCTGAAGGGGTGCCTAGGACTAGGCCATGCAACTTGTCACAGTGCTGGAGGCTCTCCTCCCACTTCAAGTCCCAGGCCCTGAGATCCCAGGCACTAATGAGCCAGCCCTGCCACACAGGGGATGAGTGGCCTGCGGAAAGTCACCAGCAAAGCCGGGAGGGCTGGGGCTACCTGAGGGAAGGCCATTGTCATATGGTTCAAGGCTGAGGGGTGCTCGGTGCACTTACCATCTCCACCCAGGTGCCCCCCACAGGCACGAACTGCCCACGGCGCGCAAACTCCTGGAGGCGGGAGTGCAGGCCAGGGTAGCAGTTCTTCACCCACTCCAGCTGCTGTGCCTGTGGGCAGGTTGAGGGGAGCTGGGCCCAGAGTGATGAGGGCCCCACCCAGGACAGAGCATATGGGACTCAGTGGGTGGCTAAGGGTGAGGAGCAGCCCTGCCCCCAGGCCCAGGAAGCCTTCAGGGCCTGTGGAGCTCCAGGGAGGGCCACATGCTTCCCTTCCCCCTCACAGCTGTCCCTCTGACCTGGGAGCAGGCAAAGATGAACTCAGGGTTTCGCTCCATGAGCTGCAGGGCGGTCACCCAGCTCCGGGCACATTTCCTCATGGTCTCTTTGAAGGGCCAAAGCCAGGCTAAACGGGGAGTGGGGTGGAGGATGGAGGGAGCGGCAAGGCTGACCAGGCCCGCGCTGGGGTTCCAGAGGGTCACCTAGCCTCCCTCCCATCCCAGGCCCTTCACCCTGGAAAGCCCTGTGGTGTCTCTCCTGAGCGGTCACTTCACTTCACTCCAGCAAGGTGGGAGGGGGTGCTGGGGAAAGGAGGCGGTAGTGCTATAAGGCCAATTATACaggtcaggaaatggaggctcCAGGTCCTGGAATAGCTTCAGTCCTCTTGGGGAATTAGACATCCCCTAGAGGATCCTACGAGAGGCAGCAGGGACTACCCTGCCGCTGCATACACTTGACAGATACCTGGGAACAGGGGCATGGCTCCCAGGATGGAGCCGGCTGTCCTGCCAGAGGTGCTACAGCCTCTCCTGACCCCGAGGCCGCAGTTCCTTCCTTACCAGTCTAGAACCTGTCACACCTTACCCTACATCTTGGCACCGCAGAGAAAGCCCTTGTTCTGTGATCCCAAAACTTCAGCTGCATCAGAATCAATACCTTCAGGAGCTTGTTAAAAACGTGGATTTCCCATAAAACTCAGACACTGCAAACTTGAGGAAGCCTCTCTGGAATCCCCCAGCCCAGCTGGAGTAAGTACCTCTTCTGTGCTCTCCAGTGCCCCAGACTCCCCACCATTGTGACACCAACTCTGCCTGCTGAATCCTTCTCTGTAATCCTACCCTCAATATCTAGCATGGGCCCCACGAGGCATCATattttgttgaaagaataaatgaggctgggcatggtggctcatgtctataatcccagcactttgggaggccaaggcaggcggatcacccgaggtcaggagttcgagaccagtctgaccaatgtggtgaaacctcgtctctactaaaaatacaaaaattagccaggcgttgtggtgggtgcctgtaatcccagctactcaggaggttgaggcaggagaatcacttgaacccaggaggcagaggttgcagggagccgagatcataccattgcacttcaCCCTAGGTGACAAgactaagactccatctcaaaaaaaaaaaaaaaaaaagaataagtgaatCCAAAGCAAGCAGAGCCCACAGTCCAGCCccctgttcccattttacagatggggaaaactCAGGTCCAAGAGGGGCAGGAACTTGCTGAGTATCACACAGTGCTTCTAGGACACATCCAGGTCTTCAAGGGCACTCCTGCCTCCCCAGCCAGCCCAATCAGCTGCTGTCCTACCTGTATCAATGTGGCAGTGCCCTGTGGCATGAATGGTGTGTTGGCTTTCACCTCCACGTTGGCCAAAGAACCTGGAGGCTAGGGCCTGGGCCACTGGGAAGGTCTTGGGCTGGGCAGGGTCACACACGTTCACCATCTGGTTGGCTGTGTACAGGGCCTGAAAGCTGCGCTGGTTGTCCTTCCCAAGGCCCTGCAGCAGGGTTCTGCCCCTTAATCCCCTTTTCAAGCATGGCTTCCAGACCTAGGCCCCACTGATCTCCTCAGGGCTCTCAGCAGAGCTCCCCTGACCTCCAACCCTTTTTCCCTGCTGGTCCCCCTGCTCAGCaccatctccctcctccccttcacaCAGGAAAATTCTCTCAACCCTCAAGCAGGTGGAAACCCTCTTCCTACTCTGGATTCCCAGAGTCCCATTTATCTGACCCAAAGAACAACCTTCTTGGAGCAGGGCTCTAGAGGGTAGCAGGGGGTACAGGGGGTGTCAAATACCTTGGCTATGCCCAGCAGCAGCTCCAGATCCACCAGGAGCATGTGGACATCTCGGTGGAACACAGCCAGCTCAGCCCGGCTCAGCTGGAACATCTTCTCAGGATCAGGGGCTGCAATGATGCTTCCCTTCCCGGCCCCCAGGAGCCCATTGCAGGCTACTTCCACATAGAGGGTGAGGCTACAAACATGGGGAGACAGCCTCAGGCTAAGGGACTGGCACAGCACTCTGGGGACTTGAGGAGGGGGCACCCAGGAGGCATCCAGCTGAGGCCAACCTGTCTGCTTTCAGGATCCACTACCCAGAGTATCCCACAGTGTGTCAAGAGCGCATGTGGGAGGGTTGGGGTACAAACACCAGATGGATCCTATGTCCTGCTGTCAGAGAGAATAAGTAGCAGTTTGGAATCATGTAAATCACACTGCTGTTTAGTCTTATATTTCCAAAGTTGTCTTTGCAAAGTACTGCCTTGGTCTTGGAACCCTCTTTGCATATTAAAAGCATGTTCGGATCTCCCAGGCTCGAACTTTTAGACCCAAGATCTAAAACCAACATGGCTAACATGGGCGGGCCATTCATCGGAGAACAGGCTGGGCTGTGGTGATGCCATACTCAGGCTTCAGAGAACAAACACGACTTCCTTAGGGAGGCCTTGCTGACTCCACTTCCCCACTAAGTCTAGAGCAAATTCCTCAGTGGACTATCCAGGATTTTCTTCCAGAGCCTTCAGCTTTGTAATTATATGAGTAGACCTGTCTCCCTTTGTTGGCAAGGACTATTTTATTCACCACCATACCCCCAGTGTCTGGAAGCATCTGAAACAGTGTTCAAtcaatataaaatacaataataacgTCTAAGAAGTGTTTTTAATGGTGTCATAAAATATCCATGTTATAACATGGAATGTAAGAAGTCAGGATACAATCTCAACTAGTAAAAACTACACCAGGAtgagtcgggcacagtggctcatgcctgtaatcccagcactttgggaggctgaagtgggtggatagcctgaggtcaggagtttgagaccagcctggccaacagagtgaaaccccatctctactaaaaatacaaaaaattagctgggcatggtggtgggcacctgtaatctcagctactaaggaggctgaagcaaaagaattgcttgaacctgggaggcagcggtcgcagtgagccaagattgcaccattgcactccagcctgggtaacaaaagtgaaactctgtctcaagaaaacaaaataaaaccaaacccccaaaaaaaaaaaaaaaaaaaactatgctgGAAAGATACACCAAGAACATGAATACTGGGCTAGGCGCggtagcttgcacctgtaatttcagcactttgggaagctgagacgggtggattacctgaggtcaagagtttgagaccagcctggccaacatggtaaaaccctttctctactaaaaatagaaaaaaatagctgggcatggtggcacacacctgtaatccctgctactcaggaagctgaggcacgagaatcacttgaacctgggaggtagaagttgcagtgagctgagatcgcgccactgtactccagccttggcgacagagggagactttgtctcaaacaaaaaaaaaaaaaaaaaaaaaaaaagaacatgaatgcTGAGATGTTAATGATGTTCATCTCTATTCTAGGGAGTGGAATAACAgtagttatttatttctttgtgcttTCCTGTATTTACCACAAggcaaacattattatttttgagacaaagtctcactctgttgcccaggctgtagtgcagtggtgtgatcatggctcactgcagcctcggcttcctgggctcaggtgatcctcccacctcagcctcccaggtagtgtgggtcactgcacccagcccattatttttatggttaggaaaaaatcatgcttttaaaagcaaacaatgaGATGTGAGGATGATTGTGCTGGAGCAGAGGGGTGCTTCTGAGATcactctgggcctcagctccTCCTTGCTCACTGGTACTCCCTCCCTGACAGCACTGGTCAACCAGGGCACAGGGACTCACCTTCGGGGGTCTCTTTCCCCCAGCCTGTCAGTCAGGACATAGCTGGTCTTCTCACCCTCTTTGGTTAAACCCTAGTAGGGAGGGGAGTGAGAGAGACAAGGCTTGAGGCCTTTGGACAGTTCAGATAAAGTGTAAGCCATGGGAAGACAGGTCCCTCCATCTGGTCCCCAGCTCTGGGTCCTCTCTCCCAAGCAGGGCCAAGATTGGCAAATCAGGGACCCTTGGCAGTAGATGCCCCAATTCCCATGGCAGCCAGTACCATGAGCACTAAATAGCCCCTGTTTACCAGTGGCAAAGCCATGGTCTTATGGGAAGGGCCCTGGGAAGGGGTTAGGTGGCCTGAGTGTGGATTCTGGTGGCCTCTGCACCCCCAAATAAATACCTGAAAAGAAACTCCATGAAGTTAAGGGCAGGTTTGCCTCATTCTCTGCCACACCCTTGTGCTTAAGGGTATGGCCCAGAATGGACACCAGGGGATATTTGCTCAGTCAGTGAAGGGAGGGGGGGAAGGTCTCTGCCTTCTTGTAGCcaggaagaacagtcttaaccccAGATTGAGAGTCAATCCAACTTGAAATGGAAGCTGTGTGAACCTGAGTGAGTGAACTAACCTCTACACatctcagtttcttaatctgtaaatgGGTATAAAGACCTACTAGATAGGAGTGTAAGGACTAAACCTGATAAGGGTGGAGCATGAACAAGACACTTAACAGTGGTTATAGCTGGGGAATGGGATGGGTGATAGGGAGAGATCCATTACTTTATCTAGAACTGTTTGAAATGTTTCCCTATAAGTTTGTATTACATAGAATAAAAACTAAGGACCAATTGCAGAGATGCCCAAGTGACAACTTCCTTAGTCCTGAAATCCTGATACCACCCTGTAGGCAGAGCAACTCAGCTGTGGCTTCTCTAGAGTCCAGAGGAGAAGGGCTGCAGTCATTTCAGGGCTGAAATGTGGCCATACCTGGCCCTAGGGCAGGGTTCCTCACCTGGACAGGTTCCCCATCACGCCACACCAGACCTTCTCCATCACTTTCCCAGCAAAGGTGAACTTCCTGGCCTACCCATGCCTCTGGGATGGTCAGTTCCACCCGGAACCAGCAGGTCCACCATCTGCAAGAGAGCTGTTGTGACAGGCCCAGAGGTAGAAGCCCTATCCTGATATCCTTCCTTGGATAAAGTGTCGGCCGGGGCTTGAAACTCTCCAAGAATCTGCAGTGTCACAAGGTACTCAGCTTTGAGCCACAAGAAAGGAGCCACAAGGTGAGAAGCAAGATGAGGGAAAGAGGCAGAGGCGTCAAAGGTTCGTGATCCCTAGGGTGCCCTTCCTAAGGGATGTGCAGAGGCGGCTACGTGGGGATGAAAACCATCCCCTGAAGACTGAGGGACCAGGGAGCTGTTCCCAGCAGAGGGTGCTGCTTGATCCCACGTAGTTGCCTAGGGCAGAGGGCGGACAACGAAGGTGTGGCCGGGAGCTGGGTTGGGACTTCCCTTAGACCCGTAGCCCCGCCCACCCGCTGGGCGTTACCTACGTGGGTCCGAAGCTGCAGCCGACCTGTGCTGGGCGGAAGTCCCGCTGGACTGCCTCCTGGTAGGGAAGCCTATCTGGCGTCAGGAAGCTGGAGAGCGCAGCCACAGGGCAGCTGGCCCCAAAAAGCCTGCGTAGGACGGGCCAGTGGGCACATGCTGGAGGCCGCCCGGTTTCCGCCTGGGTGCCTGCTGGCCAGTGGGGCCGCACTTTCCCTGGATCCTCCGCCAAGAGGGTTGCCTGGCCGCGCTGCGGCAGTCCATTCCCTACCCCCTCCTCCCCGGCCTCTGCCCTGCCCGCGGCAAGCATTTCATTCCGCGGCCCGGGTGGCTGCAGCTTGGGTTTCTCCCCGGAAGGAAAGCCTGAAGCGCACGGATGCGGTCGGCCGGCTACCGGGACCAGGGCCACACCTGCCGCGGAGGTTACAGTCGGTAAAGTAGAGTGGCGACACGAACTTCTCCACCCGCTCCAGTGTGGTGCGCCAGTGCTTCAGGGCCGGCGCAGCCGCCATCGCCGAGCTCTCGCTCCTCTTTCCGGAAGGCCCCTGGCGCTACAGTCCCGCTCCACGGCAGGAAACCAAAGGTTCCGGCGTCCAGAGGGCGCCTCCCGGTCCCGGGCAGCTTTTCTTGGCACACCGGCGGCACTCGGAAGCCTAGCTGCTGTCTGAACCTTGAGCCGAGTTGGAAGCTAGAAACTGTTTTTGAGGCTCCCCTATGTTGTCCGAGATAGTGGGCCGCAGGgcaaatctcaaaataaaatgggaaatttgaCGATGAGAACTGAAAGTCTCGGGACAGAGACTTAGGCCATTCGGCAAGAAGGGCACGAGCCTCAGCTGCTGCAGACCCAGCCTCAGAAGCAGCAACCGGCAGGGAGACCTCTGGCTCTAGCTGTCGCTGAACACAGAAAGTGGTGTTTGCTTAACGTGGAAAGCCAGACTACCCAGAATAGGTGTTTTCATACCGTACGGAGGTCAGGGTGTTAGTGAGCAGGAAGGTAGAGCTTTACGCCCAAGTTACCACGACTTCCTCGATTACAGGCTTTACTGAATGTATATTGCTAACTCTTGCACATCACCAGAAACACTGGAGTTTGAGGTGGCACAACAGTCATGGCATTGACGATTCCAATGGAAAAATGCACCATACAGGACTGTAGAGTCCAGGGAAGTCATAATACCAGAAACAGAACTCCAGTTTCATTCTCACCCctagtactccactgacagctttgtttttttctcctgggGTTGCCAAGAGAGTGTCTATAAAATCattaggaacaaaaaaaaaaatacacaagattAGCCCTGATATTTTAATGGAAATACTGACCAAGTTTACAACATTTCAAATGCAAATCACACGGAAAGGTGACTAAGTACAGAATACcaaatgtgatttaaaataaagataacctGCTGCTGCATATAATACAGGTTGGGTTTAGAGCTTGAAGCTCAGATGTCAGACAGCAGGAGGAATAAAAATGCAACTTGTGAAAACCCAGGCTATAGGTAAAACTGTTTTCTGTTGGTTGCACTGGTGGGTTGGGACTTTCTCCTGAACTGGCCTTGAAATCCTATCCTGACCTGCAGGCAGGTGCTCTGGATGTAACACTGTGCAGGGGCAGCAACAGCCAGGGCTGACCCTGATCACACCCCACCAATTTCCCCTATGGTTCCAGGTCAACATGACCTTTCTTGAGGGAACACAGGGGAATAGGTGAATCATTTCTGAGAAAACCTCAGGATCTTTCCCCAAAATCAGTACATATGACCACTCTCAAGTCAGACATTGCCCCAGTTTTGCCCTAAAATCTTATCCCACAAAGCTCTTTTTGGCACCCTACACTTTGGCTCACAGTCTCCTCTCCCCAATACAAAAGAAGCCTAAAATCAGGCCGgctctggtggctcacacctgcaatctcagcactttgggaggccgaggtgggaggacagcttgaggagaggagtttgagaccagcctgggcagcatagcaagaccctgtctctacaaaaagtttaaaaattagctgggtgtggtggcatgcagctactcaggaggctgaggtgggaggattgcttgagcctgggaggtcaagcctgcagtgagctatgatcatgccactgcactccagtgtgggtcataaagtgagactttgtctttaaacagtaaaaaaaaagcctaaaatcAGGTCTACCATGTATTTTGAAAATCCAAGAgccaaaaaatttttctttttggtgggggtggtggtgatttttaactaaaaagcaaacataaaacacacaaaacattgCTGCTTACGACTAAGACTTTGCGTAATGGTTGCTGAAGAAAAATCCACCAGAGTACTGGGAGGGGTTCAGTTGGTCTTTGTTCAGAAAGTCCAGGTTAACCACATAGAAAAATTCTAATCATTCATGTTTAAATGCTAGtttaaatttatgtaattaaaaaaataggtatCCCATTTCAAATTCTCTCCCTCCCAACCCCATTTATAAGGTATACCCACATGCCTTATACACACTTTTTTTCAAATACTGGTTTGGTATTTAAGTTGCTCACCCCCATCCATCACCAatgtgaataagaaaaaatatatagaaatacaaactacataGCTTGACAACTTacccaaatataaaatattttcagatagttGAACAAGGGGGAAAAACATGTACTAAAAGACTGAAGTATTctaagattttggaatattttgatTTGGAACAAGTAACAAGTATTTAAagcaaaatcctgtttctacccTGGATAAGGAACTGAAACCAAAATCCCTGCTTCACAGTATTTTCTGGTGAGGACAAGGGACGTGGGTTGAGAGTTTATTCCTTAAGTAAGAAccaagctttatttatttacaaaaaaaaaaaaaaaaaaaaaagttgggggcaAAGGGGAAGACAAGTTTTACACAAAAGTACTACAATGGTAACTCCCTTTGGTAAAAAGTGTAATAAATGTCTTGTACATCTGTTCATAGGTACTAAATCTGAAGCCACATAGTACTATGGTACACAAGAAGCTAGAGCAATTATGCTAGCACATCAAAgcatatttcttttaataaaaaattgacaGTATGTACATTATGTacaaaaaaacaagttaaaatcgtgtgtgtgtgcatgtgtgtgtcagaGAGTAAAGCTGGTGGATGGCACTAGGGTAGACTAGTAAAGAGGCAGATACAAAACAGTTCCACGGGAGCTAAAAAGGACGACTGATTTGAACTCGTTGAGGTTGAGAACCAGAGGAAAGGGTAGGCAGCAAGGGATTCGTCAGGAATAAAATCCACAAGATGATCAATCCCAAAGCCAAACTGCAGGTCCCAGATAAAACCTAATGGGTGATCTTAGATGTGCTCAagtgaccagaaaaaaaaaaatcaaatccagttttttttttttttttccttttgtggggaggggagaggagcagTGACCATGATAGTTCCAATCCATCTGAGTATTAAGTCCTTCCCCAGTCTGTTTTGTAAATGCATCTCCATCCAGTCAAAGTGTGAACAGCATCTGGTTCCCTCACTGAAAGTTAGGCCACAGGAGACTCCAGTCTTAGCTCTGCTGGTGTGTGCAAGCAAACTGCACGTCTTTGCTTGCAAGGACTTCCTTCCCCTCCAGGGCAGGCTATACCCAAAACCCTTTGGGAAAAGTTCCAGCTTCAGCTTTGTAAGGTATTCATGTTCCTAACAGGTAGCCCACTTGGTGCCAGGCTGCACCAGCCACACACAGGTCAGGTGGCCATGTCCCAGAGAGGCCCAGTGAGGCTTGAAAGGCATCTTCCTTGTTTCTTCAGTGTGTGAATGCATAggcctacacacacacccccacacacaccccaagtTATCTGCTCTGGCTTTGCAGTTAAGGGGCTTTGAATACTGTGCCGTATTTGACACGATACTTGTTAATGCTCACAAAATGCAGGGTCTCTGTATCACAGGTGGTGGTACAGGGCACCAGGCCCTCCAGCCCCTCACCCATGAGCCACTTGCTGGTCTCTGCTGCCATTTCACGGGGCACATGCTCCTTGGTCCATTTATCTACCCAGGCCTGGAATCTCTGATGTAGACGCTTGCTTACACGCTCATGGGactgcaaaacagaaaaaaaatattttttattacatgaagcagaaccaaaaaagagcccttcAAATACAAAGCCTAATCTTCTTCTAAAGGAGCAAAGGAGAGACTGGGCTCAAGTCTTagatactgtttttgtttttctttaaaaaaaaaaaaaaaaaaaaaaaaaaaagcttctctgTTTACAGAGAAGTTAAAGAAGTCATAAGAACATAGAACATGTGAGGGCATGAAAATCCATAATGCCTCCAAAGAAATGTGAACACAGGCTCTGGGTTGAAAAAGCTCAGTGTTCTCAATTTTAGCATGCATTAGTATAACCTAGGGAATGTGTTAAAAAGACACATTTCCGAcgaggcgcagtgactcacgcctgtaatcctagtactctgggaggccgaggcaggcagttcgctttgagctcaggagtttgagaccagcctgggcaacatgacaaaaccccatctctacaaaaatacaaaacttaatcgggcatggtgacacaatcctgtagtcccagctactcggtaggctgaagtgggaggaccgcttgagctgggaggtggaggttgcagcaagctgagatcgtaccaccgcaccccagcctggatgacagagccaaaccctgtctccaaaaacaaacatacaaaaacccaaaaccccaCATTTCCTTGGTTTTaccaatctgcattttaaaccaGCAACCCAACTGATTCTAATGTATCCTGGGTAGGACCCAGTGAGCCATTGATCACTTCTATCAGCATGGAGATCCACTTCTAAGCC from the Chlorocebus sabaeus isolate Y175 chromosome 26, mChlSab1.0.hap1, whole genome shotgun sequence genome contains:
- the MAN2C1 gene encoding alpha-mannosidase 2C1 yields the protein MAAAPALKHWRTTLERVEKFVSPLYFTDCNLRGRLFGASCPVAALSSFLTPDRLPYQEAVQRDFRPAQVGCSFGPTWWTCWFRVELTIPEAWVGQEVHLCWESDGEGLVWRDGEPVQGLTKEGEKTSYVLTDRLGERDPRSLTLYVEVACNGLLGAGKGSIIAAPDPEKMFQLSRAELAVFHRDVHMLLVDLELLLGIAKGLGKDNQRSFQALYTANQMVNVCDPAQPKTFPVAQALASRFFGQRGGESQHTIHATGHCHIDTAWLWPFKETMRKCARSWVTALQLMERNPEFIFACSQAQQLEWVKNCYPGLHSRLQEFARRGQFVPVGGTWVEMDGNLPSGEAMVRQFLQGQNFFLQEFGKMCSEFWLPDTFGYSAQLPQIMHGCGIRRFLTQKLSWNLVNSFPHHTFFWEGLDGSRVLVHFPPGDSYGMQGSVEEVLKTVANNRDKGRANHSAFLFGFGDGGGGPTQTMLDRLKRLSNTDGLPRVQLSSPRKLFSALESDSGQLCTWVGELFLELHNGTYTTHAQIKKGNRECERILHDVELLSSLALARSAQFLYPAAQLQHLWRLLLLNQFHDVVTGSCIQMVAEEAMCHYEDIRSHGNTLLSTAAAALCAGEPGPEGLLIVNTLPWKRTEVMALPKPGGAHSLALVTVPSMGYAPVPPPTSLQPLLPQQPVFVVQETDGSVTLDNGIIRVKLDPTGRLTSLVLVASGREAIAEGAVGNQFVLFDDVPLYWDAWDVMDYHLETRKPVLGQAGTLAVGTEGGLRGSACFLLQISPNSRLSQEVVLDVGCPYVRFHTEVHWHEAHKFLKVEFPARVRSSQATYEIQFGHLQRPTHYNTSWDWARFEVWAHRWMDLSEHGFGLALLNDCKYGASVQGSILSLSLLRAPKAPDATADMGRHEFTYALMPHKGSFQDAGVIQAAYSLNFPLLALPAPNPAPATSWSAFSLSSPAVVLETVKQAESSPQRRSLVLRLYEAHGSHVDCWLHLSLPVQEAILCDLLERPDPAGHLPLRDSRLKLTFSPFQVLSLLLVLQPPPH